In Phragmites australis chromosome 17, lpPhrAust1.1, whole genome shotgun sequence, the following are encoded in one genomic region:
- the LOC133897893 gene encoding uncharacterized protein LOC133897893, with protein MIGYIESLEKLGFPLSPELATDVILQSLPASFEPFILNFHMNSMEKSMAELHVMLKTAEESIKKSSSHVMMVQKDSKKRKRKGKAKTSDEISSSKPKPVGKPKASPAASDTCHHCHKTGHWRRNCKLYLEELKKKKGSKTSSSGTEKD; from the exons atgattggttacattgagagcctggaaaaacttggttttccccttagccctgagttggctacggatgtaattctccagtcgctccctgcgagcttcgagccgttcattttgaactttcatatgaacagcatggagaaaagcatggctgaattacatgtgatgctaaaaactgctgaggaaagcattaagaagagctctagtcatgtgatgatggttcaaaaggatagcaagaagagaaagcgcaagggtaaggctaaaacttcggatgagatctcgagttctaagcctaaacctgttggaaagcccaaggctagccctgccgcttctgacacttgccaccactgccataagactggtcattggcggaggaactgcaaattgtacttggaagaactcaaaaagaagaagggaagtaagacttcctcttcag ggactgaaaaggactag